Proteins co-encoded in one Magnetococcales bacterium genomic window:
- the dnaQ gene encoding DNA polymerase III subunit epsilon has product MARLVVLDTETTGMSPEAGHRIVEIGCVELVEMRLKETRQWYIDPERDIPEEVIRIHGITREMVAGKPKFAEMADEFLEFIGEDPLVIHNAAFDLGFINAELTRAGRVPLDPERAIDTMRLARRRLGGGLVNLDALCQRLDVDNSQRDRHGALLDAQLLARVYIELEGGNQFRLALTTSDPVETVAAPLPATPSKVLPPREWPISPQEAAEHANYRNFLQKESGKSLDWPD; this is encoded by the coding sequence ATGGCAAGATTGGTCGTTCTGGATACGGAAACCACCGGCATGTCCCCGGAAGCCGGGCATCGCATTGTCGAGATCGGTTGCGTGGAACTCGTCGAAATGCGACTCAAGGAGACCCGGCAATGGTATATCGATCCTGAACGAGATATTCCGGAAGAGGTGATTCGCATCCATGGCATCACCCGGGAAATGGTGGCCGGCAAACCCAAATTTGCTGAAATGGCGGACGAGTTCCTGGAGTTTATCGGCGAGGATCCCCTGGTCATTCACAATGCGGCATTTGATCTGGGATTTATCAATGCCGAGTTGACCCGGGCCGGTCGGGTGCCCCTCGATCCGGAACGCGCCATCGATACCATGCGACTGGCACGGCGGCGTCTGGGTGGTGGTCTGGTCAATCTTGACGCCTTGTGCCAGCGCCTGGATGTGGACAACAGCCAACGCGACCGGCATGGTGCCTTGCTCGATGCGCAGCTTTTGGCACGGGTCTACATCGAACTGGAAGGCGGCAACCAGTTCCGTCTCGCCCTGACAACCTCCGATCCGGTGGAAACGGTCGCCGCTCCCTTACCCGCAACACCTTCCAAGGTGCTTCCTCCGCGAGAATGGCCTATTTCCCCACAGGAGGCAGCAGAGCATGCGAATTATCGCAATTTTCTGCAAAAGGAGAGTGGCAAGTCTCTGGACTGGCCCGATTGA